The following proteins are co-located in the Rhodococcus opacus B4 genome:
- a CDS encoding MBL fold metallo-hydrolase codes for MKAKNAVTTVLATAALGWLTRAAWGLPSQIGASRAKVRPYAATSPRYRNRQFHNTDPSSMMLPGSETGILKALITRGKAGRPRRPIPLATPLAPVEAADVAVTWYGHSSVLVEVDGYRVLADPVWSRRVSPSALLGPSRMHPTPVPLADLPVLDAIVISHDHYDHLDMATVQQLAATQKAPFVVPVGLGAHLRHWRVPEERIVELDWDESTTLGELTLTCTEARHFSGRGLVRNTTQWASWVLAGPSRKVFFGGDSGYTPRFAELGRRYGPFDLTLLPVGAYDTRWADIHMNPEEAVQTHADLNAGDAGRGLLVPVHWATFNLAFHTWSEPIVRLLAAAQEAGTPVAVPMPGQRVDALKPAAQTPWWTALG; via the coding sequence GTGAAAGCGAAGAACGCCGTGACGACTGTTCTGGCCACCGCCGCCCTCGGGTGGCTGACGCGCGCCGCGTGGGGGCTCCCGTCCCAGATCGGCGCGTCGCGCGCCAAGGTGCGTCCGTACGCCGCGACGTCGCCGCGGTACCGCAACCGTCAGTTCCACAACACCGATCCGAGCAGCATGATGCTGCCCGGTTCGGAGACCGGGATCCTCAAGGCGCTGATCACGCGGGGCAAGGCGGGACGCCCGCGCAGGCCGATCCCGCTCGCGACGCCCCTCGCGCCCGTCGAGGCCGCCGACGTCGCCGTCACCTGGTACGGCCATTCGAGTGTGCTCGTCGAGGTCGACGGCTACCGGGTGCTGGCCGACCCGGTGTGGAGCCGCCGGGTGTCGCCGTCCGCGCTTCTCGGTCCGTCCCGCATGCACCCGACCCCCGTGCCGCTGGCCGACCTGCCCGTCCTGGACGCCATCGTCATCTCGCACGACCACTACGACCACCTCGACATGGCCACCGTGCAGCAACTCGCCGCCACCCAGAAGGCGCCGTTCGTGGTTCCGGTCGGCCTCGGCGCGCACCTGCGTCACTGGCGGGTGCCGGAGGAGCGGATCGTGGAACTCGACTGGGACGAGTCGACGACCCTCGGCGAACTCACGCTCACGTGCACCGAGGCCCGGCACTTCTCCGGCCGGGGCCTGGTGCGCAACACCACCCAGTGGGCGTCGTGGGTGCTCGCCGGTCCGAGCCGGAAGGTGTTCTTCGGCGGCGACAGCGGGTACACGCCGCGGTTCGCCGAATTGGGCCGCCGCTACGGTCCGTTCGATCTCACGCTGCTGCCCGTCGGCGCCTACGACACCCGGTGGGCGGACATCCACATGAACCCCGAGGAGGCGGTGCAGACGCACGCCGACCTCAACGCCGGCGACGCCGGCCGCGGACTGCTGGTGCCGGTGCACTGGGCCACGTTCAACCTCGCGTTCCACACGTGGTCCGAGCCGATCGTCCGGCTGCTCGCGGCCGCGCAGGAGGCGGGCACCCCGGTGGCCGTGCCGATGCCCGGACAGCGGGTCGACGCACTGAAGCCGGCCGCGCAAACCCCGTGGTGGACCGCACTCGGCTGA